In the Mycoplasmoides gallisepticum genome, one interval contains:
- a CDS encoding DUF1600 domain-containing protein: MLFNAAGLGFVVYNFFSSLQTNAFGSPFMNGFTTISSFTNQTSVLLFIFSFVFVFYPNNSLLKNERFLVFCMTYTLFTFLTGGIFQNLVDQTANRTNFSRASLASGIFLQIVNPIVFIFCGYLRFVFNPIKKIRGYSKFILPGMIYPIIYMIYVLTIPLVYKTPDNVVYSVYGNYTNVITNRTMAITIGVLMTFVYFPGSFIFIIFFIRRFNDHYYRVAQIRARLGLKSK; the protein is encoded by the coding sequence TTGTTATTTAACGCGGCTGGTTTGGGTTTTGTTGTTTATAACTTCTTTTCTAGTTTACAAACAAACGCATTTGGTTCACCATTTATGAATGGTTTTACTACGATCAGTAGTTTTACCAACCAAACTAGCGTTTTATTATTTATCTTCTCGTTTGTTTTTGTTTTTTATCCGAATAATAGCTTATTGAAAAATGAAAGATTCTTAGTCTTTTGTATGACTTATACCCTGTTTACATTTCTTACAGGGGGAATCTTTCAAAATTTAGTTGATCAAACAGCTAACCGCACCAACTTTAGTCGCGCTAGTCTTGCTTCAGGAATCTTTTTACAGATCGTTAACCCGATCGTGTTCATCTTCTGTGGGTATTTAAGATTTGTCTTCAACCCGATTAAAAAAATCAGAGGTTATTCGAAGTTTATCTTACCTGGAATGATCTATCCGATCATTTATATGATCTATGTATTAACGATTCCGTTGGTTTATAAAACACCAGATAATGTTGTTTATTCAGTTTATGGCAACTACACAAATGTCATTACTAACCGTACTATGGCAATTACGATCGGTGTTTTAATGACATTTGTCTATTTCCCTGGATCATTTATCTTTATCATCTTCTTTATTAGAAGGTTTAATGACCACTACTATCGAGTTGCTCAAATAAGAGCTCGGTTAGGTCTAAAAAGCAAATAA
- a CDS encoding DUF3713 domain-containing protein, with amino-acid sequence MSQSKNKKYRIVKQVSFLSLISLAGVLVSSCGAAANANQLLMNKFKTGFRTNGNNQNLGFIGNGNILGGQQDQARTVLATALKNNQGFQSLLSSLLSGSLADYYKNSKSSVLSNKYQNFSDDINDQLNTSIEDNKRIYGNNYMDLIQSQLFDPNGGTKESYLQNQLNQKISNDFFDSLFKDSYLNYAPTMSTDADGFVVYSNLTKIPSRTILSNPANWANIRFTDGGFSATNNEQTNNEFLAQIQAFAFNQWVTKENPNLVSRIVFTSDTPKDGLNSIFNDRTVSSTALVASYNFQAFKNPKDQPFDENKGMRAYNQFITRGLDSYVNSTTKGINIPNNLSSDSGGKLLMTASDMFNSFDVSFSAAYVQQYLKQTNNTNRDNVGVVQSDIDEINLMNNFIRAKGNGNTANTYSQKITNNSLLKTGETNRTTDPYYNAYADLAAGNKDIHEIFEWNGMKTVDSSKSDNSSTNVMSKNMNASKFLFSRGRDGIHVMAIDGGDYYLNQSGMTRNITKQKEFLAYRSLLRSSVNLSENERYDFDLSAQIRNHFNKNKTLNLYLALSKMYEEAVAKPTDKNNIFNIEDNTNFSFRTSFKKVYDLVNNLVKAEVAYQNALNLDAEVKNIRAKIYERAKGFEDNQRTNLTANNGIAARLPYVRAVDGSFNGLEQYYLSLYGLQPTTSSKGTVAEISKNLADKKTARDTEIDNLLTKLKVQTTLLNNESQNTFVEVKSDDQTLNQWSGLYLAINLAVGSIISTSTLTNEIRIDYIRSNPNFREFFNVANNQVFSFQGINQQLLVDVIRNVFKLSAFNGLSDKTSYGIYTNFSSLNQIIDKVWDEQLANAQQGSDLRFSYYRFLYTFQWLLRNNLQNFKNVAMLNMRPGDVAFATWSLPINFNAEVAPASNNQPVDAQANNQSFNPLITFDQNPNGILGSSQANWQNMVASEASKISAPNYWDNSSLTYNVSSSENTPTTPQYGFAGLVFKNSSAPISNELKSALFSTYGSSGEQGAFYGFGSKANLLTYVDNIKTERELDELARSITNETRVPNNTYFGNNSDNKPLTFDEKVVEIKKMIEMIPAQVFERYVGYIGTTKSTNFELNHSLYLQGSLRRVAAYVKEVSYNDLTNLGAGWLTDSTKALGLSPSELLTVVAMTANNSTVQIQAINELTANNKLTVFDQRLYNALGTIFGRKLS; translated from the coding sequence ATGTCTCAGAGCAAAAACAAAAAATATCGAATCGTTAAACAAGTATCATTTTTATCGTTAATTTCTTTAGCTGGGGTTCTTGTTAGTTCTTGTGGTGCTGCAGCTAATGCTAACCAACTACTAATGAACAAATTTAAAACCGGGTTTAGAACCAATGGTAATAACCAAAACCTAGGATTTATTGGTAATGGGAACATTTTAGGTGGGCAACAAGATCAAGCAAGAACTGTGCTTGCTACTGCACTTAAAAATAATCAAGGGTTCCAAAGCTTATTATCATCATTATTATCTGGTAGTTTAGCTGATTATTATAAGAACTCTAAATCATCAGTTTTGAGTAATAAGTACCAAAACTTTAGTGATGATATTAACGATCAACTAAACACCTCAATCGAAGATAATAAGAGAATCTATGGGAATAACTACATGGATCTAATCCAATCCCAGTTATTTGATCCTAATGGGGGAACAAAAGAAAGTTATCTTCAAAACCAATTAAACCAAAAGATTAGCAACGACTTTTTTGACTCTTTATTTAAGGATTCTTATTTAAACTATGCGCCAACAATGTCAACTGACGCTGATGGTTTTGTCGTTTATTCAAACCTAACTAAGATCCCTTCAAGAACGATTTTAAGTAACCCAGCTAACTGAGCCAACATTAGATTTACTGATGGTGGGTTTAGTGCAACTAATAACGAACAAACTAATAACGAATTCTTAGCTCAGATCCAAGCTTTTGCTTTCAATCAGTGAGTAACTAAAGAAAACCCTAATTTAGTTTCAAGAATTGTTTTTACCAGCGATACTCCTAAAGATGGACTAAATTCGATCTTTAATGATCGTACTGTTAGCTCAACAGCATTAGTAGCAAGTTATAATTTCCAAGCATTTAAAAATCCCAAAGACCAACCTTTTGATGAAAACAAGGGGATGAGAGCTTATAACCAATTCATTACTAGAGGGTTGGACAGTTATGTAAATAGTACAACTAAAGGGATTAATATTCCCAACAACTTATCATCAGATTCTGGTGGTAAGTTGTTAATGACTGCTTCTGATATGTTCAATAGTTTTGACGTATCATTTAGTGCAGCTTATGTTCAACAATATTTAAAACAAACTAATAATACTAACCGCGATAACGTTGGTGTAGTTCAATCAGATATTGATGAGATCAATCTGATGAATAATTTTATTAGAGCTAAGGGAAATGGTAACACAGCCAACACCTACTCACAAAAGATTACTAATAATTCATTATTAAAAACAGGTGAAACGAATCGAACTACTGATCCATATTACAATGCTTATGCAGATTTAGCAGCCGGAAATAAAGATATCCATGAAATCTTTGAATGAAATGGGATGAAGACAGTTGATTCTTCGAAATCAGATAATTCATCAACAAACGTAATGAGTAAAAATATGAACGCTAGTAAGTTCTTATTTTCTCGTGGTCGAGATGGGATCCATGTGATGGCGATCGATGGTGGGGATTACTACTTAAACCAAAGTGGTATGACTAGAAATATAACAAAACAAAAAGAGTTTCTAGCTTACCGTTCATTATTAAGATCTTCAGTTAACTTATCTGAAAATGAAAGATATGATTTTGATCTAAGCGCTCAGATCAGAAATCATTTCAATAAGAACAAAACTTTAAATCTTTACTTAGCTTTAAGTAAGATGTATGAAGAAGCAGTTGCTAAACCAACTGATAAGAACAATATCTTCAACATTGAAGACAATACTAACTTTAGTTTTAGAACTAGCTTTAAGAAAGTTTATGATTTAGTTAACAATTTAGTTAAAGCAGAAGTGGCTTATCAAAATGCGCTTAACTTAGATGCTGAAGTAAAAAATATTAGAGCTAAGATCTATGAGCGTGCTAAAGGGTTTGAAGATAATCAAAGAACAAATCTAACAGCTAACAACGGGATAGCAGCTAGATTACCATACGTAAGAGCTGTTGATGGTTCATTTAATGGACTAGAACAATACTACTTATCATTGTATGGATTACAACCAACTACTTCTAGTAAAGGTACGGTTGCAGAGATCTCAAAAAATCTAGCAGATAAAAAAACTGCTAGAGATACTGAGATCGATAACTTGTTAACTAAATTAAAAGTTCAAACAACCTTATTGAACAACGAAAGTCAGAACACTTTTGTTGAAGTTAAATCAGATGATCAAACTCTTAATCAGTGATCAGGTTTATATTTAGCGATCAACTTAGCAGTTGGTTCGATCATCTCAACTTCAACACTAACAAATGAAATTAGAATTGATTACATCAGATCAAATCCTAATTTTAGAGAGTTCTTTAATGTTGCTAACAATCAAGTATTTAGTTTCCAAGGGATTAATCAACAACTATTAGTTGATGTAATTAGAAATGTCTTTAAACTAAGCGCATTTAATGGTTTAAGTGATAAGACTTCTTATGGAATTTATACTAATTTCAGTTCGTTAAATCAGATTATTGATAAGGTGTGAGATGAACAACTTGCAAACGCGCAACAAGGAAGTGATCTAAGATTTAGTTACTACAGATTCTTATACACATTCCAATGATTATTAAGAAACAATTTGCAAAACTTTAAAAATGTTGCAATGTTAAATATGCGTCCTGGTGATGTTGCTTTTGCAACATGATCATTACCGATTAATTTTAATGCTGAAGTTGCCCCAGCTTCTAATAATCAACCAGTTGATGCTCAAGCTAACAACCAATCATTTAACCCACTAATTACTTTTGACCAAAATCCAAATGGGATCTTAGGTTCATCTCAAGCTAACTGACAAAATATGGTGGCTTCTGAAGCAAGCAAGATTAGTGCACCTAACTATTGAGACAATAGTTCACTAACTTATAATGTTTCAAGTTCAGAAAACACACCAACCACACCTCAATACGGTTTTGCTGGTTTAGTATTCAAAAATAGTTCTGCGCCAATTAGTAACGAATTAAAATCAGCACTGTTCTCAACTTATGGTTCATCAGGTGAACAAGGTGCTTTCTATGGTTTTGGTAGCAAAGCTAATTTACTAACTTATGTTGACAATATTAAAACTGAACGTGAGTTAGATGAACTAGCACGTTCAATTACCAATGAAACTAGAGTACCAAATAATACTTATTTTGGTAATAATAGTGATAACAAACCACTAACGTTTGATGAAAAAGTTGTTGAGATCAAAAAGATGATCGAGATGATTCCAGCTCAAGTATTTGAACGTTATGTTGGTTATATTGGTACAACCAAATCAACTAATTTCGAACTAAACCACAGTTTATACTTACAAGGTAGTTTAAGAAGAGTAGCTGCTTATGTTAAAGAAGTAAGTTACAACGATTTAACTAATCTAGGAGCAGGTTGATTAACAGATTCAACTAAAGCCCTTGGTTTAAGCCCATCTGAATTATTAACTGTAGTTGCAATGACTGCAAACAACTCAACAGTACAGATTCAAGCAATTAATGAGTTAACAGCTAATAACAAATTAACTGTTTTTGATCAACGCTTATACAACGCTCTAGGCACAATTTTTGGTAGAAAATTATCATAA
- a CDS encoding DUF3713 domain-containing protein, whose translation MFKNKKHKILAASFLLSGVTVVSMVASSCSSAANNPVVEGLFKTKQHPENFSNSSAGSFNAVLQNSLETDQGFNDFARFLIANSLADWYTNNASNSIVQKYRGWERDAETKLESETTSLRNQFRRNFEIRRQTDLFDPNGGTADSYKRRQVLTNVFTDFSSMVFQNNYLGYFDDKNKKVDNPLIDVISKPENWKNFKFYSDGYTDSKSTQNDNQMFADFQAYVFDQWVKRENPNLVSRIVFTNENINGGLDQIFDKKVLGDELKASYSFQAFTNPDQVIDRTSPKLSTGFRQLVANDGLVNYYNPANFTVDFLNQFSSDSGGKLLMSASDMFNSFDVAFSTAYVQQYQDLTNNVDKDNAIASVTLDPNNIMKNFIFANQANANSAYSTTLDLTSNDPQLKELSEKIKSSILVDKIADNSYYDIYKQYAEGKASLHEYIRPTSSDMNSNEIQKQFILSRGKDGIHIMAIDGANYYLTGSSRNIEKQKEFLLFRNQLVNNPDFSRFFSEKSYQFNVLDPVKKYYDKNNITLTIEFLLNAIDDQNSFLHKPGNEALLGSLTKASSILKDLVKAKVDYDFALKVKNDAINAREKIIERAGTFDNLIKTDKTPAIGIAGKLPHPAAADGSYVGIESYYKNLLVENKLLPENTLTTKDQGLSKLFDQVVNDTKAKYFQTAKTAAEGLLLNGETSYTYSQNVFVSSRYDPQYSLAANLAINTTIALPTSTNDFKRQFYLNDQGFTNFYDPRTNQFKDFEGLKADQIKNVVNFYFIQSTWESQANKVKYGSWATKAEYNNVLNNYFDNQRTISNLNDDARLNYLRYLNTFRYLIQDNLAEFKRILSTQITRGVSANVSWTLTNGTKLDNNGNIASTQDKINFTNFVVNTNYLQGSKFNLANLNKATDNNPNSQANNLNYSTTNNNQTVYGFNGLSIANANNNTNLNTEVRSVLFDNFEQSGQNGVLYAFGGSLEDVVNYVNTLTTNRELDAFVELLRRAQVNINLFDTDANGMALSAEQRRSNLISQLSDTKILPADVYTKFVGYVGQNKVSSTDLTTQPDSFVPFTAAKSLLNWTTYIKQINFKEVANLGGASWLTNPSNRLDLSVDELLSIVAKYAFDNSYQNNAELAIISQQSLIDVNDKRLYDALGLRWVLRNS comes from the coding sequence ATGTTTAAAAACAAAAAACACAAAATTCTTGCAGCTTCCTTTTTGTTAAGCGGTGTAACTGTAGTAAGTATGGTGGCTAGTAGTTGTTCTAGCGCTGCTAATAATCCGGTTGTTGAGGGTTTATTTAAAACCAAACAACATCCCGAAAATTTTAGCAACTCTAGTGCAGGCTCATTTAATGCTGTTTTGCAAAATTCATTAGAAACTGATCAAGGTTTCAATGATTTTGCTAGATTCTTAATTGCCAATTCATTAGCAGATTGATATACCAACAATGCTTCAAACAGCATTGTGCAAAAATATCGAGGTTGAGAAAGGGATGCTGAAACTAAACTTGAAAGTGAAACCACTTCACTAAGAAATCAGTTTAGAAGAAATTTTGAGATCAGAAGACAAACAGACCTTTTTGACCCGAATGGTGGAACAGCTGATAGCTACAAACGTAGACAAGTTTTAACTAACGTGTTTACTGATTTTTCATCAATGGTTTTCCAAAATAATTATTTAGGTTATTTTGACGACAAAAACAAAAAGGTTGACAACCCCTTAATTGATGTAATTAGTAAACCTGAAAATTGAAAAAACTTTAAGTTTTATTCTGATGGTTATACTGACAGTAAATCAACTCAAAATGATAACCAAATGTTTGCTGATTTCCAAGCATACGTTTTTGATCAATGAGTTAAACGAGAAAATCCGAACTTAGTTTCACGGATAGTGTTTACCAATGAAAATATCAACGGTGGATTAGATCAGATCTTTGATAAAAAAGTTTTAGGTGATGAACTAAAAGCTAGTTATAGTTTCCAAGCATTTACTAACCCAGATCAGGTGATCGATAGAACATCACCTAAGCTATCAACTGGGTTCAGACAATTAGTAGCTAACGATGGTTTAGTAAATTATTACAACCCAGCTAACTTTACTGTTGATTTCTTAAACCAATTTTCATCAGACTCTGGTGGTAAGTTGTTAATGAGTGCAAGCGACATGTTCAATTCATTTGACGTGGCTTTTAGCACTGCTTATGTGCAGCAATACCAAGATTTGACTAATAATGTTGATAAGGATAATGCGATTGCATCAGTGACATTAGATCCTAACAACATAATGAAGAATTTCATTTTTGCTAACCAAGCTAATGCAAATTCTGCTTATTCAACAACCTTAGATTTAACTTCAAATGATCCCCAATTAAAAGAACTTTCAGAGAAGATTAAATCAAGTATCTTAGTTGATAAGATTGCTGATAATAGTTACTACGACATATACAAACAATACGCAGAAGGAAAAGCAAGTCTTCACGAATACATCAGACCAACCTCGTCTGATATGAATTCAAATGAGATTCAAAAACAATTCATCTTATCTCGTGGAAAAGATGGTATCCACATCATGGCGATTGATGGGGCTAATTACTATCTAACTGGTAGTTCTAGAAATATTGAGAAACAAAAAGAGTTCTTATTATTTAGAAATCAATTAGTAAACAACCCTGATTTCTCTAGATTTTTTAGTGAAAAATCTTACCAATTCAACGTTCTAGATCCAGTTAAGAAATACTATGATAAAAATAATATTACTTTAACAATTGAGTTCTTATTAAATGCAATTGACGATCAAAATTCATTCTTACACAAACCAGGGAATGAAGCTTTATTAGGATCATTAACTAAAGCATCTTCAATCCTTAAAGATTTAGTTAAAGCTAAAGTTGATTATGATTTTGCTCTTAAAGTAAAAAATGATGCGATCAATGCTAGAGAAAAGATCATTGAAAGGGCTGGTACTTTTGATAACTTAATTAAAACTGATAAGACCCCAGCAATTGGGATTGCAGGTAAATTACCTCACCCAGCAGCTGCTGATGGTTCTTATGTGGGGATTGAAAGTTATTATAAAAATCTATTAGTTGAGAATAAGTTATTACCAGAAAATACATTAACAACCAAAGATCAAGGGTTAAGCAAACTATTTGATCAAGTTGTTAATGATACTAAAGCTAAATATTTCCAAACTGCTAAAACAGCAGCTGAAGGATTATTGCTAAATGGAGAAACTTCTTATACTTACTCACAAAACGTTTTTGTGAGTTCAAGATATGATCCACAATACAGTTTGGCAGCTAATTTAGCGATCAACACAACGATTGCACTACCAACCTCAACCAATGATTTTAAACGTCAGTTTTATCTAAACGACCAAGGGTTTACGAACTTCTATGATCCAAGAACAAATCAGTTCAAAGACTTTGAAGGACTAAAAGCTGATCAGATTAAAAACGTTGTTAATTTTTACTTTATTCAAAGTACGTGAGAAAGTCAAGCAAATAAAGTTAAGTATGGTTCTTGAGCTACTAAAGCTGAATATAACAACGTTTTAAACAACTACTTTGATAACCAAAGAACGATTAGTAACCTTAATGATGATGCTCGATTAAATTATCTAAGATATCTAAATACATTTAGATATCTTATCCAAGATAATTTAGCTGAGTTTAAGAGAATCTTATCAACCCAAATAACCAGAGGGGTTAGCGCTAATGTTTCATGAACATTAACTAATGGTACAAAGTTAGATAATAATGGTAATATTGCATCAACTCAAGATAAGATTAACTTTACTAACTTTGTTGTTAACACTAACTATTTACAAGGTTCGAAATTCAATTTAGCTAACCTAAATAAAGCCACTGATAATAACCCAAATTCACAAGCTAATAACCTTAATTATTCAACTACTAATAATAACCAAACAGTGTATGGGTTTAATGGTTTAAGTATTGCTAATGCTAATAATAATACGAACTTAAATACTGAAGTGCGTTCAGTTTTATTTGATAATTTCGAACAATCAGGTCAGAACGGGGTCTTATATGCATTTGGTGGTTCACTAGAAGATGTTGTTAATTATGTGAACACATTAACAACTAACCGTGAATTGGATGCTTTTGTTGAACTATTAAGAAGAGCGCAAGTTAATATCAACTTGTTTGATACCGATGCTAATGGGATGGCTTTAAGTGCTGAGCAAAGAAGATCTAACTTAATTAGTCAATTAAGTGATACTAAGATCTTACCTGCTGATGTTTATACGAAGTTTGTTGGTTATGTTGGTCAAAACAAAGTTAGTTCAACTGATCTAACAACTCAACCTGATAGTTTTGTTCCATTTACAGCAGCTAAATCATTGCTGAACTGAACAACTTATATCAAGCAGATCAACTTTAAAGAAGTGGCTAACTTAGGTGGTGCTTCTTGGTTAACAAACCCTAGCAATCGTTTAGATTTATCAGTTGATGAACTACTATCAATTGTTGCCAAATACGCATTTGATAACTCTTATCAGAATAATGCTGAATTAGCCATCATTAGCCAACAATCCTTGATTGATGTTAACGATAAACGCTTATATGACGCACTAGGATTAAGATGGGTGTTAAGGAATTCATAA
- a CDS encoding ECF transporter S component family protein, with protein MKSLLYLIAQAQQIHLNQEYSRFAKIKITKTTRCHKEVNWQISDHQVFLPFWPLKLRYNIYLISFLALFIALKIVLGIFVVRIGPTISLGISWVGLALIGWIFGPVVAIPIGFLTDTLSFFLGGGGVWYWLYGVQEPLIIFTAALFGSIYRIRKNYASNFWDFVFQQILIVGFCISGFIFLSLYNNADTDRFLVRNNSFGTTLSMVFMALFFVFAELISWLLYLKHRKTKESIKLFLYVSTMMITLSILYSLVLGTISINEFLINVVHQKPKTRDFILSAYLIPRVIKETLRLAILIICVIALIKISEPYLQNFFNLSRLRW; from the coding sequence GTGAAATCACTTCTTTATTTGATCGCGCAAGCACAACAGATACATCTAAATCAGGAGTATTCTAGATTTGCAAAAATTAAGATTACAAAAACAACTAGGTGTCACAAAGAAGTCAATTGACAGATCAGCGATCATCAAGTTTTTTTACCGTTCTGACCTTTAAAACTAAGATATAACATTTACCTAATCTCTTTTTTAGCGCTTTTTATTGCGCTTAAAATCGTATTAGGGATTTTTGTTGTTCGTATTGGACCTACAATTAGTTTAGGAATCTCTTGAGTAGGATTAGCTTTAATCGGTTGAATCTTTGGTCCAGTGGTAGCGATCCCGATTGGGTTTTTAACTGATACTTTATCATTCTTTTTAGGTGGTGGGGGTGTTTGGTATTGACTGTATGGTGTTCAAGAACCACTGATTATCTTTACTGCTGCTTTATTTGGTTCAATCTACCGAATTAGAAAAAACTATGCTTCAAACTTTTGGGATTTTGTTTTTCAACAGATCTTAATTGTTGGTTTTTGTATCTCTGGTTTTATCTTCTTATCTTTGTATAACAATGCTGATACAGATAGATTCTTAGTTAGAAACAATTCTTTTGGGACAACTTTAAGTATGGTCTTTATGGCACTATTTTTTGTCTTTGCTGAACTGATTAGTTGATTGCTATATCTAAAACATCGTAAGACCAAAGAGTCAATTAAATTGTTCTTATATGTTTCAACAATGATGATTACTTTATCAATCTTGTATTCATTAGTGTTGGGAACAATTTCGATTAACGAATTCTTAATTAATGTTGTGCACCAAAAGCCCAAAACAAGAGACTTTATCTTAAGTGCTTACTTAATTCCAAGAGTGATCAAAGAGACCTTAAGATTAGCAATTCTAATCATCTGTGTGATTGCTTTAATTAAGATCTCAGAGCCTTATTTACAGAACTTTTTTAACTTATCACGCTTACGCTGATAA